One stretch of Manis pentadactyla isolate mManPen7 chromosome 10, mManPen7.hap1, whole genome shotgun sequence DNA includes these proteins:
- the LOC118927249 gene encoding ADP-ribosylation factor-like protein 2-binding protein gives MEVLEEERFELPLSSASEAELDTVVGYTEDIALDSEFGVLQKNFMNKYYQEFEGREENKLSYTPIFNDYLSLAEKYIERHLLGWIPEFNMAAFTTALKPHKDEMAVNIFDRLLTFTDFLAFKEMFLDYRAEKEGQGLDLRSGLVVTSLYKTCSVPAMQNNLQH, from the coding sequence ATGGAAGTCCTTGAGGAAGAGAGATTTGAGCTGCCCCTCTCTTCAGCCTCTGAAGCAGAACTTGACACTGTGGTTGGATATACTGAGGATATTGCCTTGGATTCTGAGTTTGGGGTACTACAGAAAAATTTCATGAACAAATACTACCAAGAATTTGAAGGTAGGGAAGAGAATAAACTCTCCTACACACCAATTTTTAATGACTACCTTTCTTTGGCAGAAAAGTATATTGAAAGACACCTGCTGGGGTGGATTCCTGAATTCAACATGGCAGCTTTCACAACAGCGTTAAAGCCCCATAAAGATGAAATGGCTGTTAACATATTTGACAGGCTGCTCACATTTACTGACTTTCTGGCATTTAAAGAGATGTTTCTGGACTACAGGGCAGAAAAAGAAGGCCAAGGACTAGACTTACGCAGTGGTTTAGTGGTGACTTCTTTGTATAAAACATGTTCTGTGCCAGCTATGCAGAACAATCTGCAGCACTAG